One stretch of Streptomyces sp. 135 DNA includes these proteins:
- the meaB gene encoding methylmalonyl Co-A mutase-associated GTPase MeaB — protein MPVTIDIDTYVKGVLDGKRAYVARAITLVESTRPQHRALAQQLLTELLPHSGRARRIGISGVPGVGKSTFIDALGTMLTSLGHRVAVLAVDPSSTRTGGSILGDKTRMERLSLDPAAFVRPSPSAGTLGGVAKATRESIVVMEAAGYDVVLVETVGVGQSETAVANMVDTFLLLTLARTGDQLQGIKKGVLELADVIAVNKADGPHERDARSAARELAGALRLMHPADAAWTPPVLTCSARESSGLDTLWERLEQHRTLLDSTGRLAAKRRDQQVDWTWTMVRDELLGRLRAHAEVQRVTPDLEQRVREGTLTATSAAEQILDAFQGHGPHGTEPSAP, from the coding sequence ATGCCTGTGACGATCGACATCGATACGTATGTGAAGGGCGTCCTCGACGGGAAGCGCGCGTACGTCGCGCGGGCGATCACCCTCGTCGAGTCGACGCGGCCGCAGCACCGGGCGCTCGCGCAGCAGTTGCTGACCGAGCTGCTCCCGCACAGCGGGCGGGCGCGGCGGATCGGCATCAGCGGCGTGCCGGGGGTCGGCAAGTCGACGTTCATCGACGCGCTCGGCACGATGCTCACCTCGCTCGGCCACCGCGTCGCGGTGCTCGCCGTCGACCCCTCGTCCACGCGCACGGGCGGCTCCATCCTGGGTGACAAGACCCGGATGGAGCGGCTCTCGCTGGACCCCGCCGCGTTCGTCCGTCCGTCTCCCTCCGCGGGGACGCTCGGCGGGGTCGCCAAGGCGACGCGGGAGTCGATCGTGGTGATGGAGGCGGCGGGTTACGACGTGGTGCTGGTGGAGACCGTGGGTGTCGGACAGTCGGAGACGGCGGTCGCGAACATGGTCGACACGTTCCTGCTGCTGACCCTCGCCCGCACGGGCGACCAGCTCCAGGGCATCAAGAAGGGCGTCCTTGAACTGGCGGACGTGATCGCCGTGAACAAGGCGGACGGTCCGCACGAGCGGGACGCCCGCTCGGCGGCGCGGGAACTGGCGGGCGCGCTGCGTCTGATGCACCCGGCCGACGCGGCGTGGACGCCTCCGGTGCTCACGTGCAGTGCCCGGGAGTCGAGTGGCCTGGACACCCTCTGGGAGCGGCTCGAACAGCACCGCACGCTGCTCGACTCCACCGGCCGTCTCGCCGCCAAGCGCCGCGACCAGCAGGTCGACTGGACGTGGACGATGGTGCGGGACGAGCTGCTCGGCAGGCTGCGCGCGCACGCCGAGGTGCAGCGGGTGACGCCGGACCTCGAACAGCGCGTCCGCGAGGGGACCTTGACCGCCACCTCGGCCGCCGAGCAGATCCTGGACGCGTTCCAGGGGCACGGCCCTCACGGAACGGAGCCCTCCGCACCATGA
- a CDS encoding enoyl-CoA hydratase/isomerase family protein, whose product MNATPGATRGALFDTAPVLLRREGRAGHLVLNRPRAINALNHPMVRFMEEALDAWEGDASVATVVLTGAGERGLCAGGDIRSIHDDVRAGGRAASAAFWHDEYRLNARIARYPKPYVAVMDGIVMGGGVGVSAHGSVRVVTERSRVAMPETGIGFVPDVGGTYLLTRTPGELGTHLALTGAAVGAGDAVLCGLADHYVPSERLAEFTAALADREASEAVRQYAEAVPEGELAAHREWIDHCYAADSVEEIVARLHAVGDRHAKEAAETILTKSPTSLKVTLAALRRARELPSLEAVLEQEYRVSCAALGSPDLPEGIRAQVVDKDRRPRWSPARLEQVTEADVARFFEEADAQAPGRG is encoded by the coding sequence ATGAACGCCACTCCCGGCGCCACCCGGGGCGCCCTCTTTGACACCGCGCCCGTCCTGCTCCGCCGCGAGGGCCGCGCCGGGCACCTAGTCCTGAACCGGCCGCGGGCCATCAACGCCCTGAACCACCCCATGGTCCGGTTCATGGAGGAGGCCCTCGACGCCTGGGAGGGCGACGCTTCGGTGGCGACGGTGGTGCTCACCGGCGCCGGCGAGCGGGGGCTGTGCGCGGGCGGCGACATCCGTTCCATCCATGACGACGTGAGGGCGGGCGGCAGGGCGGCGTCGGCCGCGTTCTGGCACGACGAGTACCGCCTCAACGCCCGTATCGCCCGCTACCCGAAGCCGTACGTCGCCGTCATGGACGGCATCGTGATGGGCGGTGGCGTAGGAGTGTCGGCGCACGGCAGCGTGCGGGTGGTCACCGAGCGCTCCCGGGTCGCGATGCCGGAGACCGGCATCGGGTTCGTGCCCGACGTGGGCGGCACCTATCTCCTGACGCGCACACCGGGTGAGCTCGGCACGCACCTCGCGCTGACCGGCGCCGCGGTGGGCGCGGGCGACGCGGTGCTGTGCGGCCTCGCCGACCACTATGTGCCGTCCGAGCGTCTGGCGGAGTTCACCGCCGCCCTCGCCGACCGTGAGGCGTCCGAAGCCGTACGGCAGTACGCCGAAGCGGTCCCGGAGGGTGAACTGGCCGCGCACCGCGAGTGGATCGACCACTGCTACGCCGCGGACTCCGTCGAGGAGATCGTCGCCCGGCTGCACGCCGTCGGTGACCGACACGCGAAGGAGGCCGCCGAGACGATCCTGACGAAGTCCCCGACCTCCCTGAAGGTCACGCTCGCCGCACTGCGCCGGGCGCGCGAACTGCCCTCCCTGGAGGCCGTCCTTGAACAGGAGTACCGCGTGTCCTGTGCGGCGCTCGGCTCGCCCGACCTCCCCGAGGGCATCAGGGCCCAGGTCGTCGACAAGGACCGCAGGCCCCGCTGGTCGCCCGCGCGGCTGGAGCAGGTGACGGAGGCGGACGTGGCCCGCTTCTTCGAGGAAGCCGACGCCCAGGCCCCGGGCCGCGGCTGA
- a CDS encoding ROK family transcriptional regulator: MGQLTGGDPSLLRRINSAVVLHALRAADLATLTEITRVTGLSRPTVEGVVEGLIEAGLVVESAAEESGARRQGRPARKFRFRAEAGHLLGLEVGPHRVAALLSDLDGTVLGTASKDVCEEASADERLERLRTTVAELLRRAGIARTSLRAVGVGSPGILEADGTVRLSTALPEWTGLQLGERLRRSFKCPVLVENDANAAAVAEHWKGAATDTDDVVFVLAGLSPGAGSLIGGRLHRGFGGAAGEIGALHLLGREVTPETLLSTTGEPLHPLDEQAVAQVFADAREGDERAQAAVERFIQRLVHDVAALVLALDPELVVVGGWAAGLDGVLEPLHRELARYCLRPPRVALSVLGEAAVATGALRLALDHVEEQLFAVQGTVTARK, from the coding sequence TTGGGGCAGCTGACCGGCGGGGACCCCTCTCTGTTGCGGCGTATCAACTCCGCGGTGGTGCTGCACGCGCTGCGCGCCGCGGATTTGGCCACGCTCACGGAGATCACCCGAGTGACCGGACTCTCGCGGCCCACCGTCGAGGGGGTCGTCGAGGGGCTCATCGAGGCCGGGCTCGTGGTGGAGTCCGCGGCCGAGGAGAGCGGCGCCAGGCGCCAGGGCCGGCCTGCCCGGAAGTTCCGCTTCCGGGCGGAGGCGGGCCATTTGCTGGGCCTCGAGGTCGGGCCGCACCGGGTGGCGGCCCTCCTGTCGGACCTGGACGGCACGGTGCTCGGGACGGCTTCGAAGGACGTCTGCGAGGAGGCCTCCGCGGACGAGCGGCTCGAACGCCTGCGCACCACGGTCGCCGAGCTGCTGCGCCGGGCCGGGATAGCCCGCACTTCGCTGCGCGCGGTCGGTGTGGGCAGCCCCGGCATCCTGGAGGCGGACGGCACCGTGCGGTTGAGCACGGCGCTGCCGGAATGGACGGGCCTCCAGCTCGGCGAGCGGCTGCGCCGCTCCTTCAAGTGCCCGGTCCTCGTGGAGAACGACGCCAACGCGGCGGCCGTCGCCGAGCACTGGAAGGGGGCGGCGACCGACACCGACGACGTGGTGTTCGTCCTCGCGGGGCTGAGCCCCGGGGCCGGGTCGCTGATCGGCGGGCGACTGCACCGCGGCTTCGGCGGCGCGGCCGGCGAGATCGGCGCGCTGCATCTGCTGGGCCGTGAGGTCACTCCGGAGACGCTGCTCTCCACCACGGGCGAGCCGCTGCACCCGCTGGACGAGCAGGCGGTCGCCCAGGTCTTCGCGGACGCCCGTGAGGGTGACGAGCGGGCGCAGGCGGCCGTGGAGCGTTTCATCCAGCGTCTGGTGCACGACGTCGCGGCCCTGGTGCTGGCCCTCGACCCCGAGCTGGTCGTGGTGGGCGGCTGGGCGGCGGGGCTCGACGGCGTGCTGGAGCCGCTGCACCGGGAGTTGGCGCGCTACTGCCTGCGGCCGCCCCGAGTGGCGCTGTCGGTGCTCGGCGAGGCCGCGGTGGCGACGGGCGCGCTGCGTCTGGCGCTCGACCACGTCGAGGAGCAGTTGTTCGCCGTGCAGGGCACGGTCACCGCGCGCAAGTGA
- a CDS encoding GntR family transcriptional regulator translates to MGTTQLETVPEPKYWHLKTVLSEALDSEFAVGEILPNERELAARFGVARATLRQALEQLELEGRLQRRRGVGTTVAPPRMGVAVGSAQGTWPGAAGDAWQPADCAPATPPAAVARMLGTRPDEQVHVVRRTRVSQGQPVAAELLYVPMSSVAELTGMDAPSGAARARVILRELARHDLEGQDRAVELGSARADDAKALDRLPGAPVLLVTTRFFAEGGTAAVSVATYRADTCRLTFGDSGGVEIHHGPERRAS, encoded by the coding sequence GTGGGGACCACGCAGCTCGAAACGGTGCCGGAGCCGAAGTACTGGCATCTGAAGACCGTGCTCAGTGAGGCGCTCGACTCCGAGTTCGCCGTGGGGGAGATCCTGCCGAACGAGCGCGAGCTCGCCGCCCGCTTCGGCGTCGCCCGCGCCACGCTCCGCCAGGCACTCGAACAGCTCGAACTCGAAGGCAGGCTCCAGCGCCGCCGCGGTGTCGGCACGACCGTCGCCCCGCCGCGCATGGGCGTCGCCGTCGGATCCGCGCAGGGCACCTGGCCGGGCGCGGCCGGTGACGCCTGGCAGCCCGCGGACTGCGCGCCCGCGACGCCGCCCGCGGCCGTCGCCCGCATGCTGGGGACCCGCCCCGACGAGCAGGTCCACGTGGTGCGGCGCACCCGCGTCTCGCAGGGCCAGCCCGTCGCCGCCGAGCTGCTGTACGTCCCCATGTCGTCGGTCGCCGAGCTGACCGGCATGGACGCACCCTCCGGAGCCGCACGCGCGCGTGTCATCCTGCGGGAGCTGGCACGGCACGACCTCGAGGGGCAGGACCGGGCCGTCGAGCTCGGCTCGGCCCGCGCGGACGACGCCAAGGCGCTCGACCGGCTCCCCGGAGCGCCGGTGCTCCTCGTGACGACCCGCTTCTTCGCCGAGGGCGGCACGGCCGCCGTCTCCGTGGCGACCTACCGCGCGGACACCTGCCGCCTCACCTTCGGCGACTCCGGCGGCGTGGAGATCCACCACGGCCCGGAACGCCGCGCTTCCTGA
- a CDS encoding RNA polymerase sigma-70 factor, whose translation MATESVTDVFEEHRPVLMGVAYRMLGRVADAEDVVQEAWLRWSAADHGQVREPRAYLVRVTTRLAIDRLRHVQSRREAYVGPWLPEPYVTDFGPTVPDTAERAVLAESVSLAVLVVLESLSPLERAVFVLREAFGFPFAEIALTLDRSEAAVRQLAGRARKHVEAGRPRYEVDPAERRDLTERFLAAASEGDLSGLMSLLAPDVRLVGDSGGKAKAPLRVLESADKVGRFLRGVAAKGVAAPGAELEFRFVELNGAECLLLLVDGKPDSVFQVDAAEGLIQNIYIIRNPDKLVSLAR comes from the coding sequence GTGGCTACCGAGAGCGTGACCGATGTCTTCGAAGAGCACCGCCCCGTCCTGATGGGCGTCGCCTACCGCATGCTCGGCCGCGTGGCCGACGCGGAGGATGTCGTCCAAGAAGCCTGGCTTCGCTGGTCCGCCGCCGACCACGGCCAAGTGCGCGAACCGCGCGCCTACTTGGTGCGCGTCACCACACGCCTCGCCATCGACCGGCTGCGCCATGTGCAGTCCCGCCGCGAGGCGTACGTGGGTCCCTGGCTCCCCGAGCCCTACGTCACCGACTTCGGCCCCACGGTGCCCGACACCGCCGAGCGTGCCGTGCTCGCCGAGTCGGTCTCCCTGGCGGTCCTCGTCGTCCTGGAGTCCCTCTCACCCCTGGAGCGGGCCGTCTTCGTGCTCCGGGAGGCGTTCGGCTTCCCGTTCGCAGAGATCGCGCTCACCCTGGACCGCAGCGAGGCCGCGGTGCGCCAGCTCGCCGGGCGGGCTCGCAAGCACGTCGAGGCGGGCCGCCCGCGCTACGAGGTGGACCCCGCCGAGCGCCGCGACCTGACCGAGCGGTTCCTCGCCGCCGCGTCGGAGGGCGACCTCAGTGGGCTGATGTCGCTGCTCGCCCCGGACGTCCGGCTGGTCGGCGACAGCGGCGGCAAGGCCAAGGCGCCGCTGCGCGTCCTGGAGAGCGCCGACAAGGTGGGCCGCTTCCTGCGCGGCGTCGCCGCCAAGGGTGTGGCGGCCCCCGGGGCCGAGCTGGAATTCCGCTTCGTCGAACTCAACGGCGCCGAGTGCCTGCTCCTGCTGGTCGACGGCAAGCCCGACAGCGTCTTCCAGGTGGACGCGGCCGAGGGACTGATCCAGAACATTTACATCATCCGCAATCCGGACAAGCTCGTGTCGCTCGCCCGATAG
- a CDS encoding alpha/beta fold hydrolase → MAAEVSFSVASSDGPRTVTIAYERAGAGEPLLLLHGIGHHRQAWGPVLEILAAEHDVIAVDLPGFGASPALPDGLAYGLSTVVPALGALCEALGIERPHVAGNSLGGLLALELGREKLARSVTALSPAGFWTPAERRYAFGTLLAMRRGARLLPVPVIERLSTSAAGRTALTSTIYARPWRRSPEAVVAETLALRHAAGFEATLTAGLDVHFRDDVPGLPVTVAWGTRDRLLLRRQGIRAKHTIPGARLVRLPGCGHVPMNDDPALVARAILDTCR, encoded by the coding sequence ATGGCCGCAGAGGTGTCCTTCAGCGTCGCGTCGTCCGACGGCCCGCGCACCGTGACGATCGCCTATGAACGGGCGGGCGCCGGCGAGCCGTTGCTCCTCCTGCACGGCATAGGCCACCACCGGCAGGCCTGGGGCCCGGTCCTTGAGATCCTCGCCGCCGAGCACGACGTGATAGCGGTGGACCTGCCGGGCTTCGGCGCGTCACCCGCGCTGCCGGACGGACTGGCGTACGGCCTCTCGACGGTCGTTCCGGCACTCGGCGCGCTGTGTGAAGCCCTGGGGATCGAGCGTCCCCATGTCGCGGGCAACTCCCTGGGCGGGCTGCTCGCCCTGGAGCTGGGCCGCGAGAAGCTCGCGCGTTCCGTCACCGCGCTCTCGCCCGCCGGTTTCTGGACGCCGGCCGAGCGCAGGTACGCCTTCGGCACGCTGCTCGCGATGCGGCGGGGCGCCCGTCTGCTCCCCGTGCCGGTGATAGAGCGCCTGTCCACCAGCGCGGCCGGGCGCACGGCGCTCACCAGCACCATCTACGCCCGGCCCTGGCGCCGCTCACCGGAGGCGGTCGTCGCCGAGACGCTCGCGCTGCGCCACGCCGCGGGCTTCGAGGCGACCCTCACGGCCGGGCTCGACGTCCATTTCCGCGACGATGTGCCGGGCCTTCCGGTCACCGTCGCCTGGGGCACCCGGGACCGGCTGCTCCTGCGGCGCCAGGGGATCCGCGCCAAGCACACCATCCCCGGCGCGCGCCTCGTGCGGCTCCCGGGCTGCGGTCACGTCCCGATGAACGACGACCCGGCGCTGGTCGCCCGCGCCATCCTCGACACCTGCCGCTGA
- a CDS encoding PLP-dependent aminotransferase family protein, giving the protein MGQSAVDGPLGNAAWELLLPAASAPARSRGRSLRSALREAVRSGRLASGTRLPSSRELAADLGVSRGLITEAYEQLTAEGYLRSDRGSGTWVGGAARAAAPAVRDRAPRPGHARVDFLPGVPDLSLFPRAAWATAHRRVLAELPHHMLGYPDPRGLPRLRTVLADLLVRRRGVVADPERVVVCSGVAQAMTLLALALRARGHTAVGVEAPGSPEHETLIAAAGITPVGIPVDGEGVGTGTLRERDVRAVVTTPAHQFPSGIAYSARRRAELLDWARSVDGLVVEDDYDGDFRYDRAPVGALQGLDPEHVAYTGSVSKSLAPGLRLGWLLVPDGLAEEVVERKRVMDLGNPTLDQALLARFVERGDYDRHLRRCQRAYRDRRDALVAALGEHLPGVRVTGIAAGLHVIARLPDRWGPQDVFLERAAAAGVAVRPLSDYGTPAGTGVSLVLGYAHLPPARIAEGVRLLAEAVQEPLGAQALDHARVQSTRR; this is encoded by the coding sequence GTGGGACAGAGCGCCGTGGACGGTCCGCTCGGGAACGCGGCCTGGGAGTTGCTGCTCCCGGCGGCCTCCGCCCCGGCACGCAGCCGGGGCCGCAGCCTGCGCTCGGCCCTGCGCGAGGCCGTCAGGTCGGGCCGGCTCGCATCCGGCACCCGGCTGCCCTCCAGCCGTGAACTCGCCGCCGACCTGGGCGTCTCGCGAGGCCTGATCACGGAGGCGTACGAGCAGTTGACGGCCGAGGGGTATCTGCGCAGCGACCGGGGTTCGGGGACCTGGGTCGGCGGTGCGGCGCGGGCCGCGGCGCCGGCGGTCCGCGATCGCGCGCCCCGGCCCGGGCACGCGCGCGTGGACTTCCTCCCCGGCGTCCCGGACCTCTCGCTGTTCCCCCGCGCGGCCTGGGCCACCGCCCACCGCCGGGTGCTCGCCGAACTCCCGCACCACATGCTGGGCTACCCGGATCCCCGCGGCCTGCCCCGGCTGCGTACGGTCCTCGCCGACCTGCTGGTGCGGCGGCGCGGCGTCGTCGCGGACCCGGAGCGCGTCGTCGTGTGCTCCGGAGTGGCGCAGGCCATGACGCTGCTGGCGCTGGCCCTCCGCGCGCGTGGACACACGGCGGTCGGCGTGGAGGCCCCCGGCAGCCCCGAGCACGAGACGTTGATCGCCGCCGCCGGGATCACCCCGGTGGGCATCCCCGTGGACGGCGAAGGCGTGGGGACGGGGACGCTGCGGGAGCGGGACGTACGCGCGGTCGTCACCACGCCCGCCCATCAGTTCCCGTCGGGGATCGCCTATTCGGCGAGGCGGCGCGCCGAACTCCTCGACTGGGCGCGGTCGGTGGACGGCCTCGTCGTGGAGGACGACTACGACGGGGACTTCCGCTACGACCGCGCCCCGGTGGGAGCGTTGCAGGGGCTCGATCCGGAACACGTGGCCTACACCGGGTCGGTGAGCAAATCGCTCGCGCCCGGCCTGCGTCTGGGCTGGCTGCTGGTGCCGGACGGCCTCGCCGAGGAGGTCGTCGAGCGCAAGCGCGTGATGGACCTCGGCAATCCGACGCTCGACCAGGCACTCCTGGCCCGCTTCGTGGAACGGGGCGACTACGACCGGCATCTGCGCCGCTGCCAGCGCGCCTACCGAGACCGCAGGGACGCCCTGGTGGCGGCGCTGGGCGAGCATCTGCCGGGGGTGCGCGTCACCGGGATCGCGGCCGGTCTGCACGTCATCGCCCGGCTGCCCGACCGCTGGGGCCCGCAGGACGTCTTCCTGGAGCGGGCCGCCGCGGCCGGGGTCGCCGTCCGGCCGCTGAGCGACTACGGCACGCCGGCCGGGACCGGCGTGAGTCTGGTCCTCGGGTACGCGCACCTGCCGCCCGCCCGGATCGCCGAGGGCGTGCGGCTGCTGGCCGAAGCCGTTCAGGAGCCTTTGGGGGCTCAGGCGTTGGACCACGCGCGCGTGCAGAGCACCAGACGGTAG
- a CDS encoding VOC family protein — protein MPVNGRSHIRIARPSRDLAAAERFWVGGLGLGVVYRAEGGDAPGEHDLLMVGWPDASWHLELVHEAAAPVQPRPTEEDLLVVYVDGEVPEELIARLEEHGGKRVQSPNPYWNEWGVTVEDPDGYRLVLCTRAWSNA, from the coding sequence ATGCCTGTCAACGGTCGGAGCCACATCCGCATAGCCCGCCCCTCCCGCGACCTGGCGGCGGCCGAGCGCTTCTGGGTCGGCGGACTCGGTCTTGGCGTGGTGTACCGCGCGGAGGGCGGTGACGCCCCGGGTGAGCACGACCTGCTCATGGTGGGGTGGCCGGACGCCTCCTGGCACCTCGAACTGGTCCACGAAGCCGCCGCTCCGGTCCAGCCGCGCCCCACCGAGGAGGACCTGCTCGTCGTGTACGTCGACGGCGAGGTCCCCGAGGAGCTGATCGCCCGCCTGGAGGAGCACGGCGGCAAGCGGGTCCAGTCGCCGAACCCGTACTGGAACGAATGGGGCGTCACGGTCGAGGACCCCGACGGCTACCGTCTGGTGCTCTGCACGCGCGCGTGGTCCAACGCCTGA
- a CDS encoding alkaline phosphatase D family protein — MSHRQPSPSPRRRSVLRGSLAVPAALTVPSLAGAAPSFALSGRPKAGWGVQAGDVSAHAGLVWVRSDRPARMIVETSATESFRDPRRWRGPLLGPDTDFTGTTRLRGLPAGEQIHYRVLLQDPDDPRRTGEPVAGTFRTTPKGRKEGVRFLWSGDIAGQGWGINPDRGGFRVFEEMRRRDPDFFLCSGDNIYADGPIQSSVTLPDGSVWRNVTTEEKSKVAESLTEFRGAFRYNLLDENLRRFNAQVPSIVQWDDHEVRNNWYPGQILDDARYTEKDVNVLAGRSLRAFSEYYPISTQAPGDEDGRMYRVLRHGPLLDVFVLDMRSYRNANSPNRQPDDATGILGARQLAWLKRELSRSRAVWKVIASDMPLGLVVPDGRTNFEAVAQGDPGAPLGRELQIAELLRHIKHRKITGTLWLTADVHYTSAQHYDPSRAAFKDFAPFWEFVSGPLAAGGFPATKLDGTFGPEQKFVKAPSRANTSPAETPPYFGEVDIDGGSGELTVRLRQEGGGVLFTQVLRPGRVGQ; from the coding sequence ATGTCACACCGTCAGCCGAGCCCGTCCCCCCGCCGCCGCAGCGTGCTGCGCGGATCACTGGCAGTTCCGGCGGCGCTCACCGTGCCGTCACTGGCCGGGGCGGCTCCCTCGTTCGCCCTTTCGGGACGCCCGAAGGCCGGGTGGGGCGTGCAGGCGGGCGACGTGAGCGCGCACGCGGGGCTCGTCTGGGTCCGGTCCGACCGTCCGGCCCGGATGATCGTGGAGACGTCGGCGACGGAGTCGTTCCGCGACCCCCGGCGCTGGCGCGGACCGCTGCTCGGTCCCGACACGGATTTCACGGGGACGACACGGCTGCGCGGACTGCCCGCCGGTGAGCAGATCCACTACCGGGTGCTGCTCCAGGACCCCGACGATCCTCGGCGTACGGGAGAGCCGGTCGCCGGCACGTTCCGTACGACGCCCAAGGGCCGCAAGGAGGGCGTGCGCTTCCTGTGGTCGGGCGACATCGCGGGCCAGGGCTGGGGCATCAACCCCGACCGGGGCGGCTTCCGCGTCTTCGAGGAGATGCGCCGCCGTGACCCCGACTTCTTCCTGTGCAGCGGCGACAACATCTACGCGGACGGGCCGATCCAGTCCAGCGTCACGCTGCCCGACGGGTCCGTGTGGCGCAACGTCACGACGGAGGAGAAGTCCAAGGTCGCCGAGTCCCTCACGGAGTTCCGGGGCGCGTTCCGCTACAACCTGCTGGACGAGAACCTGCGGCGGTTCAACGCCCAGGTGCCCTCCATCGTGCAGTGGGACGACCACGAGGTGCGCAACAACTGGTACCCGGGGCAGATCCTGGACGACGCCCGCTACACGGAGAAGGACGTGAACGTCCTGGCGGGGCGCTCCCTGCGGGCGTTCAGCGAGTACTACCCGATCTCCACGCAGGCCCCGGGCGACGAGGACGGCCGGATGTACCGCGTGCTGCGGCACGGCCCGCTCCTGGACGTGTTCGTCCTGGACATGCGCTCGTACCGCAACGCCAACTCCCCGAACAGGCAGCCCGACGACGCCACCGGCATCCTCGGTGCCCGGCAGCTCGCCTGGCTGAAGCGGGAGCTCTCGCGCTCGCGGGCGGTGTGGAAGGTCATCGCCTCCGACATGCCGCTGGGCCTTGTCGTGCCCGACGGCAGGACGAACTTCGAGGCCGTGGCGCAGGGCGACCCCGGCGCCCCGCTGGGCCGTGAGCTCCAGATCGCGGAGCTGCTGCGGCACATCAAGCACCGGAAGATCACCGGCACGCTGTGGCTGACCGCCGACGTGCACTACACCTCGGCACAGCACTACGACCCGTCGCGGGCGGCGTTCAAGGACTTCGCGCCGTTCTGGGAGTTCGTGTCCGGGCCGCTGGCCGCCGGTGGGTTCCCCGCGACGAAGCTGGACGGGACGTTCGGCCCCGAGCAGAAGTTCGTCAAGGCACCGAGCCGCGCGAACACCTCCCCCGCCGAGACCCCGCCGTACTTCGGGGAGGTCGACATCGACGGGGGCAGCGGTGAGCTGACCGTGCGCCTGCGGCAGGAGGGCGGCGGCGTACTGTTCACGCAGGTCCTGCGGCCGGGGCGGGTCGGCCAGTAG
- a CDS encoding GNAT family N-acetyltransferase codes for MSDVTRTKHGRPVHHWRRDVVELAALFTAVAVADAVANMIGHGPDGPALLVVSAVVLVATAGFHIWWARHHNHAPPPAHDTGPRPPATAEQAGSTPADPAGATTLWRMRTTVRDEPGSLAALCMALADRRVDILSLQAHPLAEGTVDEFLLRAPEALPAAELTRSIAGAGGAGTWIERADAHDLVDAPTRVLGLATRTALDAAELPLALRQLLGRCTIRSLPAASRAVSRRDGTTPAAPEDMVPVDGVLEGTVLRLRGPEGEVITVERPYLPFTPTEFARARALVELDTRLGPRVPLSQDTLTLPEGNSITLRRADTADVDAAKAMHDRCSQRTLSLRYHGPVRDADRYLNHLLSPRFGRTLAVQTASGRVVGIGHLLWDGDETEIALLVEDDWQRRGIGGRLLRRLVAMAVDAGCESVYAVTQASNTGMVAAMRGLGLPLDYQIEEGTLVITARLDATTVSPPAQGVHAERHQRAER; via the coding sequence ATGTCTGACGTGACACGGACCAAGCACGGCCGTCCCGTTCACCACTGGCGGCGCGACGTCGTCGAGCTGGCCGCCCTGTTCACCGCCGTCGCGGTGGCGGACGCGGTGGCGAACATGATCGGGCACGGCCCCGACGGCCCCGCCCTCCTCGTGGTCTCGGCCGTGGTGCTGGTCGCCACGGCCGGGTTCCACATCTGGTGGGCACGGCACCACAACCACGCCCCGCCGCCGGCGCACGATACCGGCCCCCGGCCGCCCGCCACCGCGGAGCAGGCCGGGTCCACCCCCGCCGACCCCGCGGGGGCGACGACGCTGTGGCGGATGCGCACGACCGTACGGGACGAGCCGGGGTCGCTGGCGGCGCTGTGCATGGCGCTCGCCGACCGGCGGGTGGACATCCTGAGCCTCCAGGCGCACCCCCTGGCCGAGGGCACGGTCGACGAGTTCCTGTTGCGCGCCCCCGAGGCGCTGCCCGCCGCCGAGCTGACCCGCTCGATCGCCGGGGCGGGCGGCGCGGGCACCTGGATCGAACGCGCCGACGCCCACGACCTGGTGGACGCCCCCACCCGCGTCCTGGGCCTGGCCACCCGCACCGCGCTCGACGCCGCCGAGCTGCCGCTCGCGCTGCGCCAGCTCCTGGGCCGCTGCACCATCCGGTCGCTGCCCGCCGCGTCCCGGGCGGTGTCGCGGCGGGACGGGACGACGCCCGCGGCCCCCGAGGACATGGTGCCGGTCGACGGCGTACTCGAAGGAACCGTGCTGCGTCTGAGGGGCCCCGAGGGCGAGGTGATCACCGTGGAGCGGCCCTATCTGCCGTTCACGCCCACGGAGTTCGCCCGCGCGCGGGCGCTGGTGGAGCTCGACACGCGGCTCGGTCCGCGCGTCCCGCTCAGCCAGGACACGCTGACGCTGCCCGAGGGCAACTCCATCACCCTGCGCCGCGCCGACACGGCCGATGTCGACGCGGCCAAGGCCATGCACGACCGCTGCTCGCAGCGCACCCTGAGCCTGCGCTACCACGGGCCGGTGCGGGACGCCGACCGCTACCTGAACCACCTGCTCAGCCCCCGGTTCGGCCGTACCCTCGCGGTGCAGACGGCCTCCGGCCGCGTCGTCGGCATCGGCCACCTGCTCTGGGACGGCGACGAGACCGAGATCGCGCTGCTCGTCGAGGACGACTGGCAGCGGCGCGGCATCGGCGGCCGGCTGCTCCGCCGACTCGTCGCCATGGCCGTGGACGCGGGCTGCGAGAGCGTGTACGCGGTGACGCAGGCGTCCAACACCGGCATGGTCGCGGCGATGCGCGGCCTCGGCCTGCCGCTCGACTACCAGATCGAGGAGGGCACGCTGGTGATCACGGCCCGCCTCGACGCGACGACCGTCAGCCCACCGGCTCAGGGCGTCCACGCCGAACGGCATCAGCGGGCTGAGCGCTGA